GCAACAAGCTGAATAATATAATCAATGTTGATGGTGACTTGCTTCACCAGTTCGATCTCGAACTCGATGTCATCATTGATGTTTTCTTTGTCAGCCTCATTGTGCTTGCGATGCTTGTCATAAAGGTCGAGATAAGCGCTCTGATAATCCTGAAAATCCCGATCAGAGAGAATTTCATTCCCCTCAAATTCATCAAACGAAGTGAGAATATTCCGAAGCCTTAGAATGGCTCCCCAAAGCTTGATGAAATCTTTTTCTGCTTGCTCACCCTCAATATATACCGGCAGAGGGAAGCGCTCTTGCAGTTCTGCGATAATTTCAACGTATCCCCTCTGGTGCTTGCCGTCTTTTTCCCAGCCATTGTAATAATCGTTGTACGATTTCAGCAGAACAATACCGCCAGCTTCTTTGTTGCCGAAAATGGAAAGGGCATCGTTTGTTGCCTGCTCAAGATCACGGAAGCAGATGATATTTCCAAAGGTTTTAACGGAGTTAAGAATTCGGTTGGTGCGTGAAAAGGCCTGAAGCAACCCGTGATGCCGCAAGTTTTTATCAACCCACAATGTATTGAGGGTGGTCGCATCAAATCCAGTCAGGAACATATTGACCACGATCAGCAAGTCGATCTCACGGTTCTTCATGCGCTGTGAGAGGTCTTTGTAATAATTTTCGAACTTATCCGCGCTGGTATCGTAGCTGGTGCCGAAGTGACCGTTATAATCAGCTATCGCTCCATCGAGAAAATCACGGGATGGCTGATCCAATCCGCCTGTATCAAAATCTTCATCAGGCAGAATGCCATCTTCATTTTCTGCTTCATTCGCGCCAAAGCTGAAGATGGTAGCGATTTTCAGCCCTGAGTTTCGTGACTTAAATTCAGCATAATATTTCTTGGCAACCTCAATGGAACTCACAGCAAAGATGGAGTTAAAACCATTAAGGCGTACTTGGTTTCTGATTTCTTTGATTTTCTTCGCGGCGTCGCGCTCTTTATCTGAAACAACGTCCGCAATGTTGGTGAGTTTGCTGAAAGAATAGAACCCGCCATTGCGCTTTGTTTTTTGCTCGAAGTGTTCAAGGATATAATCCGTTACCTGCGCGATGCGTTCCGGTGAGTTAGCAGCGGCCTCTATATCGATAGCGCGAACCTTCTTGTCCTTAACGTCATCCTTCATTTTCAGGGTGTTGATGTAATCAATTCTGAAGGGCAGAACGTTTTCATCATTAATGGCGTCAACAATGGTGTAGGCGTGCAGTTTTTTCCCGAATGCCTGCTCCGTAGTTTTTAACTGTGGGTTGCCGCCAGATGAAGAGTTCTCTCCAAAGATAGGCGTGCCGGTAAAACCAAAAATATGATAGTTCTTGAAGGCCTTGGTGATTTGTGTGTGCATCTCGCCAAACTGGGAGCGGTGGCACTCATCAAATATCAAAACGACATGACCATCAAAAACGCTATGCCCCTTGTTGGCAGAGATGAATTTGGCCAGCTTCTGAATAGTGGTGATGATGATTTTGGCATTCGGGTCGGAAAGCTGTTTCGTCAATATAGCGGTGCTGGTGTTGGAATTGGCAGAGCCTTTTTGGAACTTGTCGTATTCCTTCATCGTTTGGTAATCGAGATCTTTTCTATCGACGACGAAAAGCACCTTGTCCATACCCTCAAGGCGGGTGGCGAGTTGCGCCGTCTTGAAGCTAGTCAGGGTTTTGCCGCTGCCCGTGGTGTGCCAGATATATCCGCCAGCCTCTAAAGTACCGAGCTGCTTGTGGTTGGTGGACATGGCAATGCGGTTCATAATGCGCTCTGCCGCTGCAATCTGGTATGGGCGCATGACCAGAAGCAATTTATCCGTCGTGAATACGCAATAGCGCGTCAGGATCGAAAGCAGGGAATGCTTAGAGAAAAAGGTTTTGGAGAAATCGACAAGATCGGAAATGCGTTTATTCTGTGCATCTGTCCACCAGCAGGTAAATTCAAAGCTGTTGCTGGTTTTCTTGCGGGATGATTTGCCTTGCTGCTCTTTAATGTGGGCGCTGCGTGTGGTGTTGGAATAGTATTTTGTATGCGTACCGTTAGAAATAACGAACAGCTGCACATACTCAAAAAGACCACTATCCGCCCAGAAGCTATCACGCTGATAACGGTTGATTTGGTTGAAGGCCTCCCGAATGGCCACGCCGCGCCGTTTCAATTCCACATGCACCATCGGCAGGCCGTTGACGAGTACCGTCACATCATAGCGGTTTTTGCGTGCACCCTCGGTTTCATATTGGTTGATCACCTGCACAAAGTTATTGTGGATGTTGTCCTTATCCAAAATCCGTACATTTTTGGTAGTGCCATCATCGCGCTTGAGGTTGAAGATGTGATCTTCCTGAACCTTGGTGGTTTTTTCTTCAATGCCTTCGTTTTTATTGGCCAGATAGTGAGTGAGCATCTGCTGCCATTCGGCTTCTGAAAACACCATGTCATTGAGTTTTGAAAGCTGCGCACGCAGGTTCTGGATAAGGTCGCTATCGCTCCTTATCGTCAAATATTCATAGCCATTGTTTCGCAGCAGGCGAATGAGCTCTAGCTCCAGTTCGTTCTCGGACTGATAATGCGTGGCGTCTTTCTTATCCGGCACATATTCCGCAACGACAGTGCTGTTCGGGTTCTCGGCGATAGTGTTGAAGCTAGACATTACGCCGCCTCCTGAAAGGTTAGAAGCTGATTGCGATAATGCTCGTACTGTTGGCGGCGAGCAGCGATTTCGGCAGGCAAGCCGCTGGCAATATCATTCACCAGCGCGTCAAACTTATCGAGAATAGCAACGATGCGCTCCTGCTCTTCGGGAGATGGCACGAGGACTTGATACTTCATGATCATTTGCTTGTTCCCGCGTGGCATCTTTGCGCCCTTGGAGGTTTTGACCGCATAATGGAAGAAGTCATCATCTGCTAGAATCTGGTACAGATAGCGAGGCAGAATATTTTGTTTTTCTTCAGGTTTTATGCGGATAACAAGAACGTCACCGTTAGTTCCGCCTTGCTGATCAGAGTGCCATATCTTTTTCAAATATGGCCTTATATTCCCAATAAGAATATCGCCTTCTTCATAGCAAGTGAGTCTGCCAGTCTCCGGCACATAATTTGACACGGTTTTACCTGCACGATTTTGCAACAGATTATCTACTCCAACGTAGGTTTTGTTATCCAAGGAAATGGCATTAATACGCGTGTCGGAATACATAGCTATTTCTCCGAGTGATCGCCATTGGACGAAACAGCTCTCTCTCTCTACGTTTCTGCCGATTTCATTGAATGAAAGGAGGGAGTTGCGATAATACGCATATTGCTGACGACGCGCTTCCAGCTCTGCTTCCAGCTCTGCTTCCAGCTTGGTAAACGCATCGAGGATGTCAACAATTTCTTTCTGAATTCTGGGGTGTGGATTGGGAATTTCAAAATCCGAATATGTGGAGATCCACTGACGAGCATGGCTTGAAGGTTTATATTGTATGTTCTTCATCGCATAATACACATAGCGAAAGTTCGCACCTTCTTTGGGGGTAAGCATCTTCATGGCAGAACTTTTAACTTTGAAGTTAAACTCGACCCAATGAAATGAGGTGGTGAAGTCATCAAAAATAATAACAGGCGCATCTTTGCTAGCTTGATAAATACCATCAATCTCACTGGTATATCCAAGTATAAAACTATCGCCTGCCGTTAATACAGGCGTTGAATAGCTATCATCATATTCTGTCGATCTAACAATATACGGAGTTGGCTGGGCATAGTCTAAAAGCTCTCCCAACTTGATATTCGTCACCCCATCTGGGCAATGCTCGGCAATCAGATCATCAATCCTGCTCATGCGGCATCTCCCTCTAAATCAGCGACAATGGCATCAATCTGCGTGCGAAGCTCGTTCTGACGGGCAACGATTGTTTCAATGCGTGCGTTAAGCTCTATAATGTTGACAATTTTTCGCTTGTCTTCCGCTGCAACGTAGGTGCCAACGCCAATATTATAATCTTTCGCTTCGATTTCTTTATGATCGACAAGGCGAGAGTAGTATTCCTCCGTGGAACGGTTGGCGTAGCAATCCAGAATACGCTTCATGTGATCGTCATTCAGCTTATTTTTTGCTGAACCGCGCACAAACTCAGCTGTTGCATCAATGAACAGAACCTTGCTGTCGGATTTATTTTTCTTCATCACCAAAATGCAGGTGGCAATAGTTGTTCCGAAAAATAAATCTGCTGGAAGCTGAATCACAGCATCGACGTAGTTATTATCAACCAGATACTTCCTGATTTTCTGTTCTGCTCCGCCGCGATACATCGCGCCGGGGAAAGAAACGATGGCCGCTGTACCGTTGGTTGCCAGCCATGAAAGGGCGTGCATCACAAACGCCAGATCAGCTTTTGATTTTGGCGCAAGAACACCCGCTGGCGTGAAACGATCATCGTTAATCATCAGTGGGTTTGCGTCACCATCCCATTTGATCGAGTATGGCGGATTAGAAACGATGGCTTCAAATGGTTCATCATCCCAGTGGTGGGGGTCGGTGAGTGTGTCACCATGGGCAACATCAAATTGCTCGTAGTTGATGTCGTGCAAAAACATGTTGATGCGGCAAAGGTTATAGGTCGTGATATTGATTTCCTGACCATAGAAGCCATTACGCACGTTTTCTTTGCCCAGCACTTTGGCAAACTTCAGCAGCAGTGAGCCAGAGCCGCATGCAGGATCATACACTTTGTTGACCTCTGTTTTTCCTACCACGGTAATGCGTGCGAGAAGCTCGGAGACTTCTTGTGGTGTGAAGAACTCGCCACCGGATTTCCCAGCGTTGGCCGCGTACATGGTCATCAGATATTCATACGCATCGCCAAATATATCGATTGAGTTATCGCCATAATTGCCAATCGGCAGCTCGCCAATAGCATTGAGCAGTTTAACCAGTTTTTCATTGCGCCTTACTACTGTTGCGCCAAGTTTATTGCTGTTCACATCAATGTCGTCAAACAGCCCCTTCATGTCGCTTTCGCTGTCGGTTCCTTGGGCAGAGGCCTCGATATTTTTGAACACTTTCTCAAGTGTTTCGTTCAAGTTGGCATCGGCGGCTGCATTTTTCCGAACATTCTCAAACAATTCACTTGGGTGAACGAAGAAGCCTTTTTCTTCGAGAATCGATTCCCTGCCATGCTCTGCATCGGTGTCGTTTAGAGCCGCATAATCAAAGTTGCGTTCTCCGACCTGCCTTTGTTTTTCATTAACGTAAGAACTCAGATTCTCCGAGATGAAGCGGTAAAAGAGGATGCCCAATACATATTGCTTGAAGTCCCAGCCATCGACGCTGCCGCGAAGGTCATTGGCAATTCGCCAAATGGTGGAGTGTAACGCTGAGCGTTCCTGTTCTTTTTTTGTGTCAGCCATTATTTGCTCTCCCTTTTTCCGGCTTCTTGCCGTTTAATCCACTTTTCAATCTCGCTGCGACGAAAACGCCATGATCCACCGACTTTGAAGCCGGGGATGTCACCCTTTGCCGCGAGGTGATAGGCGGTTTTCAGTTTCAGTTTGAGGTAGTCCGCCACCTCATCGATTGTCATTATGTCCGTGTTCATTGCCTCACCCTGTGAGAATTTCGCTTCAGAAAATACAGGAAATCACGGAACAAACAATCACTAACCATCCTGCATCTCCATTATTTTTTGCGATGGACTCAGGTGGGGCTCAGGTGGAGCCGGGATAGGGCTGCAAATAGGGCTCAGGCGGTAGAATCCGCGTCCGTTGGTGTGGATCAGTTCCTTCCATTTGGTCTGGTGGCGGAAGGCGTCGCGCATGATCATGGAATTGGAACCGGCATTCGATAATAGCGTTTTGCCATGCACCCACGGGTTATCGGTGGCGCTGGCTTCATAGAGCTGGCGGATGATGGCGGCCTGTATCTCGCCGAAGGTGAATTGTATTCCATCCAGCCGTACAAAGCGGAAGCCGTTCTGATAGCTGAAAAGCGCCTGAGTCCGGGCGGAGGATTTGGCATTGATTTTGTGTACACTAATCACCTTGCAAGGCTTGCTGGCCACCAGATGATACTCGCGCTCGAACTGACGCAGATCGTCATTCAGGATCACCAGATCAGCATCACGAAACTCGATTTTATTCAGGCTTTCGACGATCTGCAAATAAGTGTTGGGCAAGTTTGTCTGAAATTTCCGGCGCTCCACCGCGCCACGAGAGAAGATAATTCGGCAAGATTCCGGCATTAAGCGCACATATCCTTCGAGTGGTTGGGCGGGGGAACGGCTGGCGCTATCGGGGCTGTGTTCGGTAATCGTGTAGGCAAAAGTTGAGGGAACCCATGCCGAAGCATGAAGTTTTCCTGCGACAATGGCGTGCTGAACTTCTTCCAGTGTTGCCGCCCAACGCCGTGCCGCTTGCTCCAATGTGTAATACTCCCGTTCCGGAAATGGCATACCAGCCTCCCGATTTTGCTTGCTAAATTATGCTTTTATATGCCTCTTGAATTATGTACAGTAATATACTAGGAAGCGTCAACTGCATTGACAACCTACGAGGGAATTTCGCGTGGCGAAGACAATACACGGCGGTAAACGCAAAGGTGCCGGAAGGCCAAAAGGTAAAGGACCACACGGCGAAGCAACGAAGCCGATCCGCATACCGCTCAGCCTGATGGGGGATGTGTGTAGGTTTGTGCAAAACCGTGGCTACAAGGTGCCGCTCTATTCATCGCGTGTCCCGGCTGGCATCCCGACGCCGCTGGAGGATCATCTGGATGATACGATTGATCTCAACGAGCTGATGATCAAGAACCCGGATTGTACCTACCTTGTCCGCGTGACGGGTGACTCGATGATTGATGCAGGCATCCGCGAGGATGATGTGCTGGTGGTGGATTTAGGCAAAACGCCAGAGCATCGCGATATTGTGATCGTATCGGTGGACGGGGAACTGACCGTGAAGCGGCTCTATCGCCAAAATGGTGACATCATGCTGGTGCCGGAGAATCCCGACTATGAGCCGCGCCTGATTAAAGAAGGCGAAGAACTCAAGGTGCATGGGGTGGTAACATTCATCATCCACCCGGCGTCATAAGTCCAAGCCCAGCCCTACCTCAGCCCTAAGCGACACCTAGGCAAGCCCCACGCCAGCCCACCCATCGTTCGTGCAGCTTCGTGTTTGAACAGTTCAAACAACGGAGGCACACCATGAACGATTCACGATCCCCCATCTCACGCTTTGAAGAACTCATGCACATGACGGAGCAGGCACTGCTCCGCATGGATCTGGATGAACTGATCCATTACCGAAAGCTCGCCAATAGAGAGTTTCACCTCTCCCTGACTGCGATTCGGGCACTCACCACAGCCATCACCAAAAAATTGGAAGCGCAAGGCAATGACAATGCCAGCGACGCATAGGTTCCCCATGACATCCATCGAATGGTACAGGGTGTATCACGGTATGCCGGAAGACGCCAAACTCAAGGTGATTGCCAAGCGCAGCCAACAGCTGATGACGCATGTTGTGACGGTGTGGCTATGCGTGCTGGATGCCGCCTCGCGCCACAAAACACGCGGCACGGTGGAAGTGGATTCCGAGCAGATCGCGGTGGTGCAGGACATTGACCAGAAGATCGTGGAGCGGATTCTGCAAACCTTCCGCGAAAAGGGCATGATCAACGAGCAGAACCGCGTCACCAGCTGGGAAACGCGCCAGTATCTCAGCGACAAGGAACGCGCCCAGAAATACCGCGACGGGAAAAAGCAGGACGTCACGGAGAATCACGAAGCGTCACACGGCGTCACGGAGCATCACGCCGAATCACCAAAAAACGTGAAATCCGCACCAGATACAGAGAACAGAAAGCAGATTACAGATTCAGAGGACAGAACTTCAGATTCCAGAACAGATGCAGAGAAAGACGCAGATAAAAAAACAAATTCAGATAAAAAAATCAGAGCGAGAGCAGAAAAGAGAGAGCGCGAGAGAGAAAAACAGACAACCGGTGGATTAAAAAACCAGAGTGGGCAGATCCTAGAGCAGATGCTCGACATCTGGAACGCAGAAGTGCAGAGCAAGCTCACACCGGGGCAGAATGCAAAGCTAACGCCAAAGCGCAAAGAGCAGATGACCATGCGGTGGCTGGAAGATTTCCAGCAAGACATCAGAGCATGGCGCTACTACTGCGAGATCATAGGCGCTTCAGAGTTTTGCCTCGGCAAGATTGCAGGCAAGAACTGGACGATTGATCTCAGCTGGGCAGTGGAATCCAGCGATCATGTGGCCAAGATTCTGGAAGGCGGCTTCTCCGGCGGCAAGCACCCGGCACCGCCACCGGCCTGCAATGATCCGCTGTTGCAATCAGGCTGGGATCATGTGCTGGCCTGCTTCACCGACAAATTCGGTAAGGCAGCCTGCAAAAGCTGGCTATCCAGCACCGCCGTGCGCGGCGCGGAAGTCCGGGGCGATGGCGCCTGCGTAATCATCATTTGCCCGAACCGCTTTGTGCGCGAATGGCTCACCACGCACTACCTGCCGCACCTGAAACTCTGGTGGGCGGAGCATAGCTATCAATCACACCGGATTACGGACGTGGCGCTGGTCACGCGGGAGGTGCAGCCATGAAACAGTGGACAGCGATTGACGTAGTGAAGCGTTTTGAAAGCGCGGTGTACACGCTGAAGCGCCTGCCGCCGGTGCGGGTGATGGGCTACAAAACACAGTGGCCAGCCGTCATGCTCACGGAGGCGGAGAAACTTCAGGCCGATAAGCTGCCGCTTCGCCTCGGACCACCTTCCGCGCAGGCGATTGCCGAGATGGAAGAAACCATCCAGTGGATTTTCTTCCTCGATGATGAAATCGACCGCCGCCTGATTTGGCTGCGTGCCGCCAGAGTGCCGTGGAAACCGATTGCCAAGCGTTTGGGCTACTGCCGTACCACGCTGCATTATCGCTATCGTGTGGCGGTTTATATGATCACCGTGCGCCTGAATTCAGCGCAGGGAGGGCTTCCCCGTGTTTGAACATCTTAACACTAAACACAGTGAACAATTTTCTGTATGTTACATGGAAAGATCGCGAGAGGTGCGTCGGAGCACTTCCTTTAGCAAAGCGGTCTCTTCTCCAGTGATGTGTTTACGCATGGGGGGATGAGATGATCACAGATCTCTCTCCTTATCGGCAGTACGTTGATCAGTTCGATCTCACCGAGGAGGAAAAGCTCGAATTAGTGAATGCCGTGTGGATGCTCGTGGATAATATCTACGATTATCATCTTGGTATTAACCAGCTGCTTTCATTGGATAAAAAAGGCAAAAGCACGGTTGATTGCGAAGTGCCACCTGTTATCGTTGACGATGTAACCTTTTCTAATCCCTAAGAAATGGAGGCATCGCATGAAAAAGAAGGTCACGAACAAAGCCGTCATTTACTGCCGCGTATCATCGCCCGACCAAGTGAAAAATGGCCACGGATTAACCTCGCAAGAAGGCCGCTGCCGTGAATTTGCGAAATATCGCAATCTCGAAGTGGTGGAGGTTTTTCATGAAGAAGGCATCTCCGGAAGCCTGATTGATCGACCGGCCATGAAGCGAATGTTGGCTTATTTGCGCCAACACAAAAATCAGCAAATCATAGTGCTGATCGATGATATTAGCCGCCTCGCAAGGAGTTTGAGAGCGCATATCGAACTACGCATGGAAATCCAACATGCCGGTGGTGTTCTGCAGTCGCCCTCCATCGAATTCGGGGAGGATTCCGACAGTCAGTTGGTGGAGAACCTGCTGGCCAGCGTATCGCAACACCACCGCCAGAAAAATGCGGAACAGGTTTATAACCGGATGCGTGCGCGGATGCTCGCCGGTTATTGGATTATGCGGGTGCCAAAAGGTTATAAAATGGAAAAGCGCTCCGATGGAAAGGTCATGGTGCGCGATGAACCAGTAGCCTCGCTGATCCAGAATGGGCTGGAAGGGTTCGCGTATGATCGGTTTAGCTCTGTGGTAGAACTTCAGGCTTTTTTTGAAAGCCAGCCAGAGTTCCCGAAAGACCGCAAAGGCGGAGTACATATACAGCGCGTGATCGATATGCTGAATCAGCAGTTGTATTCGGGCTATTATGAATATGCGCGGTGGAATATCGGATTGTTGAGAGGGCGGCACGATCCAATCATCAGCTTTGATATTTACAATCGCATACAGGATAAGCTGCAAGGCCGCATGAAAGCGCCAGCGCGAAGGGACATTAACGAGGATTTCCCATTGCGCGGATTCGTACTATGCGATTGCTGCAATACGCCACTGAAGGGCTGCTGGTCGATTGGTCGCGGAGGAAGGTATCCTTACTATCTCTGCCACACCAAAGGCTGCGAACTCTATGGCAAGTCCATCAAACGGGATGATCTCGAAGGAGACTTTGAGGCATTGCTCAAAGATATTACGCCTTCACCCGTCATGGTGAAGCTGGTCGAGGATGTAGTAGAACACGCCAAGGACATTAAGCTCGGCAGCTATGAAGAGATCCGCGCAGGCCTTATGAAAGATCGAAAGCTGGTGGATCACAAGATTCAGCAATTCTTGGATCGCATCGTGACAACTGATAGCGCTATTCTGGTTGCCACCTACGAGAAACAGGTCAAGCAACTGGAGAATCAGAAGGCCGTAATCGACGAGCGTTTGGAAAATTGTGGGGTGGTGGATGAGAGCTTCGAGAAGGTGAATAGAACCGCTCTCGAATTTTTAGCAAACCCGCACAGATTCTGGCGTATGGCCGATTTGACGGGCAAAAGAATCGTTCTCAAGGCCGCTTTTGCCAAACAGATCGCCTACAATAAGGGAGAGGGATATAGAACCGCCGCTCTCTCGCTCCCATTCTCGGTTTTACGGGATTTTGCTGACCCTAAGTCAGGTTTGGTGGAGCCAAGGGGAATCGAACCCCTGACCTCTTGCATGCCATGCAAGCGCTCTACCAACTGAGCTATGGCCCCTAAAACTTATTTTTGGTGGCATAACGGTAGCATAAAATTTCTAATAGGCAAGAGCCTTTAGGCTTTAGCCAAAAAATAAGAGGCAGCAACCCGAAGATCACTGCCCCTATGAAGAAATGGAAAATGCATTTATCATATTAATGACATTTTTATGACATGTCAAGGGCAATGTCATATAATCGTCAAATAATCTGATTTTACGTTGTTTTATAAAGGAAATAAGGCGCAAGGAATAAGCTATTAAGTCGGTCGCTTAATTCCTGATCCTCTTGAAAAATGTCTAAAATCCTACACGAATACATCCCCCTCCTCATCATCGGCCTGTTATAAATCGCAAACATCATTATGACCTTTGCCTGGTATAGGCTTCAGCCTGATTGCCTCAG
This portion of the Alphaproteobacteria bacterium genome encodes:
- a CDS encoding type I restriction-modification system subunit M, whose protein sequence is MADTKKEQERSALHSTIWRIANDLRGSVDGWDFKQYVLGILFYRFISENLSSYVNEKQRQVGERNFDYAALNDTDAEHGRESILEEKGFFVHPSELFENVRKNAAADANLNETLEKVFKNIEASAQGTDSESDMKGLFDDIDVNSNKLGATVVRRNEKLVKLLNAIGELPIGNYGDNSIDIFGDAYEYLMTMYAANAGKSGGEFFTPQEVSELLARITVVGKTEVNKVYDPACGSGSLLLKFAKVLGKENVRNGFYGQEINITTYNLCRINMFLHDINYEQFDVAHGDTLTDPHHWDDEPFEAIVSNPPYSIKWDGDANPLMINDDRFTPAGVLAPKSKADLAFVMHALSWLATNGTAAIVSFPGAMYRGGAEQKIRKYLVDNNYVDAVIQLPADLFFGTTIATCILVMKKNKSDSKVLFIDATAEFVRGSAKNKLNDDHMKRILDCYANRSTEEYYSRLVDHKEIEAKDYNIGVGTYVAAEDKRKIVNIIELNARIETIVARQNELRTQIDAIVADLEGDAA
- a CDS encoding phage replisome organizer N-terminal domain-containing protein, coding for MTSIEWYRVYHGMPEDAKLKVIAKRSQQLMTHVVTVWLCVLDAASRHKTRGTVEVDSEQIAVVQDIDQKIVERILQTFREKGMINEQNRVTSWETRQYLSDKERAQKYRDGKKQDVTENHEASHGVTEHHAESPKNVKSAPDTENRKQITDSEDRTSDSRTDAEKDADKKTNSDKKIRARAEKREREREKQTTGGLKNQSGQILEQMLDIWNAEVQSKLTPGQNAKLTPKRKEQMTMRWLEDFQQDIRAWRYYCEIIGASEFCLGKIAGKNWTIDLSWAVESSDHVAKILEGGFSGGKHPAPPPACNDPLLQSGWDHVLACFTDKFGKAACKSWLSSTAVRGAEVRGDGACVIIICPNRFVREWLTTHYLPHLKLWWAEHSYQSHRITDVALVTREVQP
- a CDS encoding type I restriction endonuclease subunit R translates to MSSFNTIAENPNSTVVAEYVPDKKDATHYQSENELELELIRLLRNNGYEYLTIRSDSDLIQNLRAQLSKLNDMVFSEAEWQQMLTHYLANKNEGIEEKTTKVQEDHIFNLKRDDGTTKNVRILDKDNIHNNFVQVINQYETEGARKNRYDVTVLVNGLPMVHVELKRRGVAIREAFNQINRYQRDSFWADSGLFEYVQLFVISNGTHTKYYSNTTRSAHIKEQQGKSSRKKTSNSFEFTCWWTDAQNKRISDLVDFSKTFFSKHSLLSILTRYCVFTTDKLLLVMRPYQIAAAERIMNRIAMSTNHKQLGTLEAGGYIWHTTGSGKTLTSFKTAQLATRLEGMDKVLFVVDRKDLDYQTMKEYDKFQKGSANSNTSTAILTKQLSDPNAKIIITTIQKLAKFISANKGHSVFDGHVVLIFDECHRSQFGEMHTQITKAFKNYHIFGFTGTPIFGENSSSGGNPQLKTTEQAFGKKLHAYTIVDAINDENVLPFRIDYINTLKMKDDVKDKKVRAIDIEAAANSPERIAQVTDYILEHFEQKTKRNGGFYSFSKLTNIADVVSDKERDAAKKIKEIRNQVRLNGFNSIFAVSSIEVAKKYYAEFKSRNSGLKIATIFSFGANEAENEDGILPDEDFDTGGLDQPSRDFLDGAIADYNGHFGTSYDTSADKFENYYKDLSQRMKNREIDLLIVVNMFLTGFDATTLNTLWVDKNLRHHGLLQAFSRTNRILNSVKTFGNIICFRDLEQATNDALSIFGNKEAGGIVLLKSYNDYYNGWEKDGKHQRGYVEIIAELQERFPLPVYIEGEQAEKDFIKLWGAILRLRNILTSFDEFEGNEILSDRDFQDYQSAYLDLYDKHRKHNEADKENINDDIEFEIELVKQVTINIDYIIQLVAKYQKSKMQDKEILTAIDKAMNSSIELRSKKELIQRFINTLNVHSDVDKDWRAFTDRNRSEDLEKIIEQESLKPYETRRFVANAFRDGELKSTGTSFAGILPPVSMFDKDNALSKKKSRVLETLRAYFEKYLGV
- a CDS encoding helix-turn-helix domain-containing protein; the encoded protein is MNTDIMTIDEVADYLKLKLKTAYHLAAKGDIPGFKVGGSWRFRRSEIEKWIKRQEAGKRESK
- the umuD gene encoding translesion error-prone DNA polymerase V autoproteolytic subunit, with protein sequence MGDVCRFVQNRGYKVPLYSSRVPAGIPTPLEDHLDDTIDLNELMIKNPDCTYLVRVTGDSMIDAGIREDDVLVVDLGKTPEHRDIVIVSVDGELTVKRLYRQNGDIMLVPENPDYEPRLIKEGEELKVHGVVTFIIHPAS
- a CDS encoding restriction endonuclease subunit S, yielding MSRIDDLIAEHCPDGVTNIKLGELLDYAQPTPYIVRSTEYDDSYSTPVLTAGDSFILGYTSEIDGIYQASKDAPVIIFDDFTTSFHWVEFNFKVKSSAMKMLTPKEGANFRYVYYAMKNIQYKPSSHARQWISTYSDFEIPNPHPRIQKEIVDILDAFTKLEAELEAELEARRQQYAYYRNSLLSFNEIGRNVERESCFVQWRSLGEIAMYSDTRINAISLDNKTYVGVDNLLQNRAGKTVSNYVPETGRLTCYEEGDILIGNIRPYLKKIWHSDQQGGTNGDVLVIRIKPEEKQNILPRYLYQILADDDFFHYAVKTSKGAKMPRGNKQMIMKYQVLVPSPEEQERIVAILDKFDALVNDIASGLPAEIAARRQQYEHYRNQLLTFQEAA
- a CDS encoding AsnC family protein — its product is MKQWTAIDVVKRFESAVYTLKRLPPVRVMGYKTQWPAVMLTEAEKLQADKLPLRLGPPSAQAIAEMEETIQWIFFLDDEIDRRLIWLRAARVPWKPIAKRLGYCRTTLHYRYRVAVYMITVRLNSAQGGLPRV